The window CTCACGCCCGTGAAGACTTCGAAGATCGTGACGACGAAAACTGGCTGTGCCACACCCTGTACTTCCCGGGTGACAAGCGCGTCACCAAACGTGCCGTGAACTTCTCGCCGAAGACTGTTCCGACTTTCGAACCTAAAGTCCGGACTTATTAAGGGTGACCGCCATGTTGCAAGTCAGTGTTTATCGCTACAACCCTGATCAGGACGCTGCGCCGTTCATGCAGGAATTCCAGGTCGATACCGGTGGTAAAGACCTGATGGTGCTGGATGTGCTGGCGCTGATCAAAGAGCAGGACGAGGGTTTCTCCTATCGTCGCTCTTGCCGTGAAGGCGTCTGCGGCTCCGACGGCATGAACATCAACGGCAAGAACGGTCTGGCGTGCATCACGCCGCTGTCCGCCGTTGTAAAAGGTAACAAGTTGATCGTTCGTCCACTGCCAGGTTTGCCGGTTATCCGTGACCTGGTCGTCGATATGAGCATCTTCTACAAGCAATACGAGAAGGTGAAGCCTTACCTGCAGAACGACACGCCGGCTCCGGCCATCGAGCGTCTGCAGTCGCCAGAAGAGCGTGAAAAGCTCGACGGTCTGTACGAGTGCATTTTGTGCGCTTGCTGCTCGACCTCTTGCCCGTCCTTCTGGTGGAACCCGGACAAGTTCCTGGGTCCGGCTGCACTGCTGCAAGCCTACCGCTTCCTGGCAGACAGCCGTGACACCAAGACCAACGAGCGTCTGGCTTCGCTCGATGACCCGTTCAGCGTATTCCGCTGCCGGGGCATCATGAACTGCGTCAACGTATGTCCGAAAGGCCTGAACCCGACTAAGGCCATCGGTCACATCCGTAACATGCTGCTTTCGAGCGGCGTGTGATTCAGCTGCTGTAACCGTAGAACCGCTGTACCGAAGAGGCTGTGGCGCGGGCTTCAACCCGCGTCATGGCTATAACCAGAGCAGCAGCCATAAGCTGCGGCTCTTATTTTGAAGAAATGAGACAAGCAGGGGCATCCGGGCTGGTACCCGGACTATCAGCGTGATCCTAGGTGGCTTGTTTTGGTCGCTGCATTCGGACTTCTGCAAGTTTGCTCGGTGTCGACGCCGATGGTGTTCCCCTAACCGAGGGTGACCAAGCATGCAAGAAAGCGTGATGCAGCGCATGTGGAACAGCGCCTACCTTTCAGGTGGAAACGCTGCCTATGTGGAAGAGCTTTATGAGCTCTACCTGCACGACCCTAACGCTGTGCCAGAAGAGTGGCGCACCTACTTTCAGAAGTTGCCTGCCGACGGCAACTCTGCCACTGATGTTTCGCACTCCACAATTCGCGATCATTTTGTGCTGCTGGCAAAGAACCAGCGCCGCGCCCAACCGGTTTCCGCCGGCAGCGTGAGCAGTGAGCACGAGAAGAAGCAAGTTGAAGTGCTGCGATTGATCCAGGCCTACCGTATGCGTGGCCACCAGGCAGCCCAGCTTGACCCGCTGGGGCTGTGGCAGCGTCCTGCACCTGCAGACCTGTCGATCAATCATTACGGCTTGACCAATGCCGATCTTGATACGACCTTCCGTGCCGGCGACCTGTTCATCGGCAAAGAGGAAGCGAGCCTACGCGAAATTCACGAAGCGTTGCAGCAGACATATTGCCGCACCATCGGCGCTGAATTTACGCATATCACCGATTCCGAGCAGCGCCAGTGGTTCCAGCAGCGTCTGGAAAGCGTGCGTGGTCGTCCGACGTACTCCGCCGACATCAAGAGCCACCTGCTTGAGCGCGTGACTGCCGGTGAAGGCCTGGAAAAATACCTGGGCACCAAATACCCGGGCACCAAGCGTTTCGGTCTGGAAGGCGGCGAAAGCCTGATTCCGATGCTCGACGAACTGATCCAGCGTTCCGGTTCCTACGGCACCAAGGAAGTCGTCATCGGCATGGCCCACCGTGGCCGTCTGAACGTGCTGGTCAACACCTTCGGCAAGAACCCGCGCGAGCTGTTCGACGAGTTCGAAGGCAAGAAGAAGGTCGAGCTGGGTTCCGGTGACGTTAAATACCACCAGGGCTTCTCGTCCAACGTGATGACCACTGGCGGTGAAGTTCACCTGGCCATGGCGTTCAACCCGTCCCACCTGGAAATCGTTTCCCCGGTGGTCGAAGGTTCGGTTCGCGCCCGTCAGGATCGTCGTAACGACCAGACCGGTGAGAAGGTTCTGCCGATCTCCATCCACGGTGACGCTGCATTCGCAGGTCAGGGTGTGGTCATGGAAACCTTCCAGATGTCGCAGACCCGCGGTTTCAAAACCGGCGGCACCGTGCACATCGTGATCAACAACCAGGTGGGTTTCACCATCAGCAACCCGCTGGACTCGCGTTCCACCGAGTACGCCACCGACGTTGCGAAGATGATCCAGGCGCCGATTCTCCATGTGAATGGCGATGATCCGGAAGCCGTGTTGTTCGTGACCCAGCTGGCTATCGACTACCGCATGCAGTTCAAGCGTGACGTGGTGATCGACCTGGTCTGCTACCGTCGTCGCGGCCACAACGAGGCCGACGAGCCTAGCGGCACCCAGCCGCTGATGTATCAGCAGATCACCAAGCAGCGCACCACCCGTGAGCTGTACGCTGATCGTCTGACTCAGTCCGGTGTACTGGACGCTGAGCGTGTTCAGGCCAAGGTCGACGAGTATCGCAACGCGCTGGACAACGGTTTGCACGTTGTGAAATCGCTGGTCAAAGAGCCGAACAAAGAGCTGTTCGTGGACTGGCGTCCGTATCTGGGCCACGCCTGGACTGCGCGTCACGACACTCGCTTTGATCTGAAGACCCTGCAAGAACTGTCTGCCAAGCTGCTGGAAATTCCGGAAGGCTTCGTAGTTCAGCGTCAGGTTGCGAAGATCTACGAAGACCGTCAGAAGATGCAAGCCGGCGGCCTGCCGATCAACTGGGGTTACGCTGAAACCATGGCGTACGCGACCCTGGCGTTCGAAGGTCACCCGATCCGCATGACGGGTCAGGACATCGGCCGCGGTACGTTCTCGCACCGTCACGCTGTTCTGCACAACCAGAAAGATGCCGGCACCTACATTCCGCTGCAGCACCTGTACGACGGTCAGCCACGTTTCGACCTGTACGACTCGTTCCTGTCGGAAGAAGCGGTATTGGCGTTCGAATACGGTTACTCGACCACCACGCCAAATGCGTTGGTGATCTGGGAAGCCCAGTTCGGCGACTTCGCCAACGGTGCACAGGTTGTTATCGACCAGTTCATCACCAGCGGCGAACACAAGTGGGGCCGTCTCTGTGGTCTGACCATGTTGCTGCCACACGGTTACGAAGGCCAGGGTCCCGAGCACTCCTCGGCACGTCTGGAGCGTTACCTGCAGCTGTGCGCCGAGCACAACATTCAGGTAGCCGTACCAACCACGCCGGCACAGATCTACCACTTGCTGCGTCGTCAGGTGATTCGCCCGCTGCGCAAGCCGCTGGTCGTGCTGACGCCGAAGTCGCTGCTGCGCCACAAGCTGGCCATCTCGACGCTGGAAGATCTGGCCGAAGGTTCGTTCCAGACCGTGATCCCGGAAATCGATGCCCTGGACCCGAAAAAGGTCGAGCGCGTTGTTCTGTGCAGCGGCAAGGTTTACTACGACCTGCTGGAAAAACGCCGTGCCGAAGGCCGCGAAGATATCGCCATCGTGCGTATCGAGCAGTTGTACCCATTCCCTGAGGACGACTTGAAAGAAGTCCTGGCTCCTTATACCAACGTCAAACATGCCGTTTGGTGTCAGGAAGAGCCGATGAACCAGGGCGCCTGGTACTGCAGCCAGCACCACTTGCGTCGCAGCATCAGCAACCTCAACAAATCTCTCGTACTTGAGTACGCGGGCCGTGAGGCTTCTGCTGCACCTGCTTGTGGTTACGCATCGATGCACGCCGAGCAGCAGGAAAAACTGCTGCAAGACGCGTTTACCGTTTAATGCCTTCGCGCACCTGAAACCGAATTTAAGGAACCACAGATAATGGCTATCGAGATCAAAGCCCCCACTTTCCCGGAATCGGTTGCCGATGGCACCGTTGCCACCTGGCACAAAAAACCGGGCGACGCTGTCAAGCGCGACGATCTGATCGTCGACATCGAAACTGACAAAGTCGTACTGGAAGTTCTGGCTACTGCCGACGGCGTGCTGGGCGCAATCGTCAAGAACGAAGGCGACACCGTTCTGTCCGACGAAGTCCTGGGCTCCATCGAAGCGGGCGGCGCTGCTGCCGCTGCTCCAGCCGCCGCTGCTGCTCCGGCCGCTGCTGCCGCTGCACCGGCTGCTGCCGAAGGCGAAGACGATCCTGTTGCTGCACCGGCTGCGCGCAAGCTGGCTGAAGAAAACGGCATCAACATCGCTTCCGTTGCCGGCACCGGCAAAGGCGGTCGTGTGACCAAGGAAGACGTGGTTGCAGCTGTTGCTGCCAAGAAAGCCGCTCCGGCTGCCGCGCCTGCCAAGGCTGCTGCTCCTTCGGCTGCCGCTCCTGTGTTCGCCGCTGGCGACCGCATCGAGAAGCGCGTACCGATGACCCGCGTGCGTGCCACCGTGGCCAAGCGTCT of the Pseudomonas sp. Seg1 genome contains:
- a CDS encoding succinate dehydrogenase iron-sulfur subunit; this encodes MLQVSVYRYNPDQDAAPFMQEFQVDTGGKDLMVLDVLALIKEQDEGFSYRRSCREGVCGSDGMNINGKNGLACITPLSAVVKGNKLIVRPLPGLPVIRDLVVDMSIFYKQYEKVKPYLQNDTPAPAIERLQSPEEREKLDGLYECILCACCSTSCPSFWWNPDKFLGPAALLQAYRFLADSRDTKTNERLASLDDPFSVFRCRGIMNCVNVCPKGLNPTKAIGHIRNMLLSSGV
- a CDS encoding 2-oxoglutarate dehydrogenase E1 component; amino-acid sequence: MQESVMQRMWNSAYLSGGNAAYVEELYELYLHDPNAVPEEWRTYFQKLPADGNSATDVSHSTIRDHFVLLAKNQRRAQPVSAGSVSSEHEKKQVEVLRLIQAYRMRGHQAAQLDPLGLWQRPAPADLSINHYGLTNADLDTTFRAGDLFIGKEEASLREIHEALQQTYCRTIGAEFTHITDSEQRQWFQQRLESVRGRPTYSADIKSHLLERVTAGEGLEKYLGTKYPGTKRFGLEGGESLIPMLDELIQRSGSYGTKEVVIGMAHRGRLNVLVNTFGKNPRELFDEFEGKKKVELGSGDVKYHQGFSSNVMTTGGEVHLAMAFNPSHLEIVSPVVEGSVRARQDRRNDQTGEKVLPISIHGDAAFAGQGVVMETFQMSQTRGFKTGGTVHIVINNQVGFTISNPLDSRSTEYATDVAKMIQAPILHVNGDDPEAVLFVTQLAIDYRMQFKRDVVIDLVCYRRRGHNEADEPSGTQPLMYQQITKQRTTRELYADRLTQSGVLDAERVQAKVDEYRNALDNGLHVVKSLVKEPNKELFVDWRPYLGHAWTARHDTRFDLKTLQELSAKLLEIPEGFVVQRQVAKIYEDRQKMQAGGLPINWGYAETMAYATLAFEGHPIRMTGQDIGRGTFSHRHAVLHNQKDAGTYIPLQHLYDGQPRFDLYDSFLSEEAVLAFEYGYSTTTPNALVIWEAQFGDFANGAQVVIDQFITSGEHKWGRLCGLTMLLPHGYEGQGPEHSSARLERYLQLCAEHNIQVAVPTTPAQIYHLLRRQVIRPLRKPLVVLTPKSLLRHKLAISTLEDLAEGSFQTVIPEIDALDPKKVERVVLCSGKVYYDLLEKRRAEGREDIAIVRIEQLYPFPEDDLKEVLAPYTNVKHAVWCQEEPMNQGAWYCSQHHLRRSISNLNKSLVLEYAGREASAAPACGYASMHAEQQEKLLQDAFTV